Proteins from a genomic interval of Mesobacillus sp. S13:
- the ftsA gene encoding cell division protein FtsA, producing the protein MNSNDIYVSLDIGTSSVKVIIGEMVNDTLNIIGVGNVKSEGLRKGSIVDIDETVHSIKRAIEQAERMIGLKINQVIVGVTGNHVSLLPCHGVVAVSSDNREISNEDVARVIDAAQVVSIPPEREIIDVIPKQFIVDGLDEINDPRGMIGVRLEMEGTIITGSKTILHNTLRCVERAGLEIVDIGLQPLAAGAFALSKDEKNMGVAMIDIGGGSSTVAVFENGHLRGTSVIPVGGDHITKDLSIGLRTTTEEADKLKLKHGHAFYDHASEEELFEVSIIGSDQQQQFNQLEVADIIEARMEEIFSLVQDELKQMNIRDLPGGFVLTGGTANMQGVLELAQDIFQSRVRIAIPDYIGVREPQYTTAVGLIQFAYKNAKLKGKKMEAAFSEIEPKEKRVQKQPHPKSKPEKQPEEKVTSRMKKFLGYFFE; encoded by the coding sequence ATGAACAGCAATGATATATATGTCAGTCTTGACATCGGTACATCCAGTGTGAAGGTAATCATTGGGGAAATGGTCAATGACACTTTAAATATAATTGGTGTTGGCAATGTGAAGTCCGAAGGGTTAAGAAAGGGCTCTATTGTTGATATAGATGAAACCGTTCATTCTATTAAAAGGGCAATTGAACAAGCTGAAAGAATGATAGGTTTGAAGATTAACCAGGTGATCGTAGGGGTCACCGGCAATCATGTTTCCCTATTGCCATGTCATGGCGTGGTTGCGGTTTCCAGCGACAATCGCGAGATCTCAAATGAGGATGTAGCGAGAGTCATTGATGCTGCACAGGTGGTATCGATCCCGCCTGAGCGTGAGATAATAGACGTGATTCCAAAGCAATTTATCGTGGACGGTCTTGATGAGATCAATGATCCAAGAGGCATGATCGGTGTAAGGCTTGAAATGGAAGGTACGATCATTACTGGGTCAAAGACAATCTTACATAATACTCTTCGTTGTGTTGAGCGTGCGGGACTTGAGATCGTGGATATCGGCCTGCAGCCTTTAGCCGCGGGTGCATTCGCGCTTTCAAAGGATGAAAAGAATATGGGTGTCGCAATGATTGATATCGGCGGCGGTTCGAGCACAGTCGCTGTTTTCGAGAATGGTCACTTAAGAGGGACATCTGTCATTCCGGTTGGAGGAGACCATATCACTAAGGACTTATCGATCGGTTTGCGTACGACAACAGAAGAAGCGGATAAGTTGAAATTGAAGCATGGACATGCCTTTTATGACCATGCATCAGAAGAAGAATTATTCGAGGTTTCAATCATTGGCAGTGACCAGCAGCAGCAGTTCAATCAGCTGGAAGTAGCCGATATCATCGAGGCAAGAATGGAAGAAATCTTCTCCCTTGTCCAGGATGAATTGAAACAGATGAACATAAGGGACTTGCCAGGCGGTTTTGTCCTAACAGGTGGAACAGCAAATATGCAGGGAGTATTGGAGCTTGCCCAGGATATTTTCCAAAGCCGGGTAAGAATTGCGATTCCGGACTATATTGGTGTAAGAGAACCACAGTACACGACAGCGGTCGGATTAATCCAATTTGCATATAAGAACGCGAAATTAAAAGGAAAGAAAATGGAAGCAGCTTTCAGTGAAATCGAACCGAAAGAAAAGAGAGTTCAAAAACAGCCGCATCCAAAATCGAAGCCTGAGAAACAGCCTGAAGAAAAAGTCACCTCAAGAATGAAGAAATTTCTTGGCTACTTTTTTGAATAA
- the ftsZ gene encoding cell division protein FtsZ produces the protein MLEFDTNLDSLATIKVIGVGGGGNNAVNRMIEHGVQGVEFIAVNTDAQALNLSKAEIRMQIGAKLTRGLGAGANPEVGKKAAEESKEQIEEVLKGADMVFVTAGMGGGTGTGAAPVIAQIAKDLGALTVGVVTRPFTFEGRKRAGQAGGGIGAMKEAVDTLIVIPNDRLLEIVDKSTPMLEAFREADNVLRQGVQGISDLIATPGLINLDFADVKTIMSNKGSALMGIGVASGENRATEAAKKAISSPLLETSLDGAQGVLMNITGGTNLSLYEVQEAADIVASASDQDVNMIFGSVINENLKDEIIVTVIATGFNEEVVQPKPTRPGFGGQQKPGMGAIKREQPKREEIQQEAPRSNQAPQGDDALDIPTFLRNRNRRR, from the coding sequence ATGTTGGAATTTGATACGAATTTAGATTCACTTGCTACTATAAAAGTTATCGGTGTTGGCGGCGGCGGAAATAATGCGGTTAACCGAATGATCGAACACGGCGTACAAGGCGTTGAATTCATCGCGGTCAACACAGACGCACAAGCATTGAACCTTTCAAAAGCTGAAATCAGAATGCAAATCGGTGCGAAACTAACGCGTGGTCTAGGCGCTGGCGCCAATCCTGAGGTCGGCAAGAAAGCGGCCGAAGAAAGCAAAGAACAAATTGAGGAAGTGCTAAAAGGCGCTGACATGGTATTTGTTACTGCCGGTATGGGCGGAGGAACGGGTACTGGGGCAGCTCCAGTTATCGCTCAAATCGCGAAGGACCTCGGAGCTTTAACAGTGGGTGTAGTTACTCGTCCATTTACATTTGAGGGACGCAAGCGTGCTGGACAAGCTGGCGGTGGAATAGGTGCAATGAAGGAAGCGGTAGACACATTAATCGTCATTCCAAATGACCGCTTGCTTGAGATTGTTGATAAGAGCACTCCGATGCTGGAAGCTTTCCGTGAAGCGGATAATGTTCTTCGCCAGGGTGTCCAGGGTATTTCAGACTTGATCGCTACACCTGGTTTGATCAACCTTGACTTCGCTGACGTAAAAACTATCATGTCAAATAAAGGTTCAGCATTGATGGGCATTGGGGTAGCTTCAGGGGAAAACCGTGCTACTGAAGCCGCTAAAAAGGCAATTTCTTCACCATTGCTTGAAACATCTCTTGACGGAGCACAGGGTGTTCTGATGAATATCACAGGCGGAACGAATTTGAGCCTTTATGAAGTTCAGGAAGCTGCTGATATTGTCGCTTCTGCTTCAGATCAGGATGTGAACATGATCTTTGGTTCCGTTATTAATGAAAACTTAAAAGATGAAATTATCGTTACGGTGATTGCAACAGGCTTCAATGAGGAAGTCGTCCAGCCTAAGCCGACAAGACCAGGTTTTGGCGGGCAGCAAAAGCCAGGTATGGGTGCTATCAAGCGCGAACAGCCAAAACGTGAAGAAATCCAGCAGGAAGCACCAAGAAGCAATCAGGCACCACAGGGTGACGATGCTCTTGATATTCCTACATTCCTGCGCAATCGCAATAGAAGACGATAA
- the spoIIGA gene encoding sigma-E processing peptidase SpoIIGA — MKVYLDVIWALNLLFDAFLLYLTAIILKRQVKIWRLALGGAIGSLLIILSITPFHAAAGHPVGKLIFSIMMVLAAFGYKGFRFFIKSLMTFYVTTFLLGGTLTGVHYFIQFDMDLASNVAMNHIKGFGDPISWLFVLLGFPLAWHFSKRNIEQFEMTKIQYESLADVEVKFMEMDFSVKGLIDSGNQLYDPISKMPVMILSIANCLDHMPSEIKRIAENPDSVLTGDGNFSPQLENRMRIIPCKVVGQEHQLIIAFQPDNIKIATNESTFIAEKGLVSFTAQELSADGSFQCIIHPKMLAGMAKTEQGVKVS; from the coding sequence GTGAAGGTCTATCTGGATGTCATCTGGGCTTTGAATCTATTATTTGATGCATTCCTTCTATACCTGACCGCCATTATCCTGAAAAGACAGGTTAAGATTTGGCGATTGGCTTTGGGAGGGGCTATTGGTTCATTGCTCATTATATTAAGTATTACTCCGTTTCATGCTGCTGCGGGTCACCCGGTAGGTAAGCTGATCTTTTCAATCATGATGGTCCTGGCAGCCTTTGGATATAAAGGATTCCGTTTCTTCATTAAGTCGCTCATGACCTTTTATGTAACGACCTTTCTATTGGGGGGAACTTTGACAGGGGTACATTACTTTATCCAATTTGATATGGACCTGGCATCGAATGTAGCCATGAATCATATTAAAGGGTTTGGCGATCCAATCAGCTGGTTGTTTGTATTGCTCGGCTTCCCGCTCGCCTGGCATTTTTCGAAGAGGAATATTGAACAATTCGAAATGACCAAGATTCAGTATGAATCACTGGCAGATGTGGAGGTGAAGTTCATGGAGATGGATTTCAGCGTAAAAGGGCTAATCGACAGTGGCAACCAACTTTATGATCCTATTTCCAAAATGCCGGTCATGATTTTATCCATTGCAAATTGTTTGGATCATATGCCGAGTGAAATCAAAAGGATTGCGGAAAATCCCGACAGCGTTTTAACAGGAGATGGGAATTTTTCGCCTCAGCTGGAAAATCGAATGAGAATTATACCATGTAAGGTTGTCGGACAAGAACATCAATTAATCATTGCCTTTCAACCTGACAACATTAAGATCGCGACAAACGAAAGTACTTTTATTGCTGAGAAAGGATTGGTATCTTTTACTGCTCAAGAATTATCGGCTGATGGCAGTTTCCAATGCATTATTCACCCTAAGATGCTGGCAGGAATGGCAAAGACAGAGCAGGGTGTGAAGGTAAGTTAA
- the sigE gene encoding RNA polymerase sporulation sigma factor SigE, with amino-acid sequence MKNLRLRISYYWYKLLMKLGLKTDEIYYIGGSEALPPPLTKEEEEVLLNKLPNGDKAARSILIERNLRLVVYIARKFENTGINIEDLISIGTIGLIKAVNTFNPEKKIKLATYASRCIENEILMYLRRNNKLRSEVSFDEPLNIDWDGNELLLSDVLGTDDDIITKDLESNVDKKLLVKALQQLSDREKQIMELRFGLGSGEEKTQKDVADMLGISQSYISRLEKRIIKRLRKEFNKMV; translated from the coding sequence ATGAAAAATTTGCGGCTTCGGATATCCTATTACTGGTATAAATTATTAATGAAACTAGGCTTGAAAACAGATGAAATATATTATATCGGCGGTAGCGAAGCGTTGCCACCTCCTTTAACGAAAGAAGAAGAAGAAGTGCTGTTGAATAAACTTCCAAATGGGGATAAAGCAGCGAGGTCGATCTTGATTGAAAGGAATCTGAGACTGGTCGTCTACATCGCGCGAAAATTTGAAAACACAGGCATCAATATTGAAGATTTAATCAGTATTGGAACCATCGGTTTGATTAAAGCGGTGAATACCTTTAACCCTGAGAAGAAAATCAAGCTGGCAACCTATGCGTCCAGATGTATTGAAAATGAGATCCTCATGTATCTGCGAAGGAATAATAAACTTCGCTCAGAAGTTTCCTTTGATGAGCCCCTGAATATTGACTGGGATGGAAATGAACTTCTTTTGTCCGATGTTCTTGGAACAGATGATGATATAATCACAAAGGACCTTGAGTCCAATGTAGATAAAAAACTGCTGGTTAAAGCGCTGCAACAGCTTTCCGACCGTGAAAAGCAAATCATGGAATTGCGTTTCGGACTTGGCAGCGGCGAGGAGAAGACACAGAAGGATGTGGCGGATATGCTGGGTATTTCACAGTCCTACATTTCACGTCTTGAAAAGAGAATCATCAAACGTTTACGTAAAGAATTCAATAAAATGGTATAG
- the sigG gene encoding RNA polymerase sporulation sigma factor SigG, with product MTRNKVEICGVDTSKLPVLKNEEMRKLFREMQSGDITAREKLVNGNLRLVLSVIQRFNNRGEFVDDLFQVGCIGLMKSIDNFDLGQNVKFSTYAVPMIIGEIRRYLRDNNPIRVSRSLRDIAYKALQVREKLMSEASREPTAEEIAKVLEVPHEEIVFALDAIQDPVSLFEPIYNDGGDPIYVMDQLSDERNKDTNWIEEIALKEGMRRLNEREKLILRKRFFQGKTQMEVADEIGISQAQVSRLEKAAIKQMNKNIQS from the coding sequence TTGACACGAAACAAAGTTGAAATTTGCGGTGTTGATACATCAAAGCTTCCCGTTCTAAAAAACGAGGAAATGAGAAAATTGTTCAGAGAAATGCAAAGCGGTGACATCACAGCAAGAGAGAAACTTGTGAATGGGAACCTGAGGCTTGTTTTAAGTGTAATCCAGCGTTTTAATAACCGGGGCGAGTTTGTTGACGACCTATTCCAGGTCGGATGTATTGGCCTTATGAAATCCATCGATAATTTCGATCTCGGACAGAATGTTAAGTTTTCCACCTATGCCGTCCCGATGATCATCGGCGAAATTAGACGCTATTTAAGAGACAATAATCCAATAAGAGTTTCCCGTTCATTAAGGGATATAGCTTACAAGGCTCTCCAAGTGCGAGAAAAGCTAATGAGTGAAGCATCTAGGGAGCCGACTGCAGAGGAAATTGCCAAGGTACTTGAAGTGCCACACGAAGAAATTGTTTTCGCCCTCGATGCCATCCAAGATCCCGTCTCCTTGTTCGAGCCGATTTATAATGACGGCGGTGATCCAATCTATGTGATGGACCAGCTAAGTGATGAACGAAATAAGGATACGAACTGGATAGAGGAGATTGCCCTGAAAGAAGGGATGAGACGCTTGAATGAGCGTGAAAAATTGATCCTAAGAAAGAGGTTCTTCCAAGGTAAGACGCAAATGGAGGTGGCTGATGAGATCGGCATCTCACAAGCCCAGGTGTCCCGCCTCGAAAAAGCGGCGATCAAACAAATGAATAAGAATATTCAAAGTTAA
- a CDS encoding YlmC/YmxH family sporulation protein, whose translation MVKVTEFQVKDVVNVSDGKRLGNIEDFEINLNTGKIEAVVIGSSGKVLGFFGKEDEVVIPWRNILKIGEDVILVRYKDSGEYLQHNESDE comes from the coding sequence ATGGTTAAGGTAACAGAATTTCAAGTTAAAGATGTCGTGAATGTTTCGGATGGCAAAAGGCTTGGTAATATAGAGGATTTTGAGATCAATTTGAATACGGGTAAAATTGAAGCGGTTGTCATTGGAAGTTCAGGTAAGGTGCTTGGATTCTTCGGTAAGGAAGATGAAGTTGTCATTCCCTGGAGGAATATCCTGAAAATAGGTGAGGACGTCATCTTGGTCCGGTACAAAGACAGCGGGGAGTATCTCCAGCATAATGAAAGTGATGAGTAA
- the pgeF gene encoding peptidoglycan editing factor PgeF, with translation MEPFSLKSQEYFVIKEWMERFPGLEVGFTTKNGGVSNQDAFTGLNFGFHVGDEQNAVCENRRLLADQIAFPLSGWVGAEQTHDIHIARVEKSDQGRGSTNYDSSFAETDGFLTNEQGILLTLCYADCVPLYFIEPETRLIGVAHAGWKGTVHGIAAEMISKFQQNGAKTEKISAVIGPSICKKCYIVDERVINLVKNILDGVDKLPYNQVSEGQYSLDLKELNRQILLKAGVSDGNIQVTDYCTSCHSEHFYSHRRDKGNAGRMMAYIGWKEDSHP, from the coding sequence ATGGAGCCATTCAGCTTAAAAAGTCAGGAATACTTTGTGATAAAAGAATGGATGGAACGTTTTCCTGGACTTGAAGTGGGGTTCACAACAAAAAATGGCGGTGTAAGCAATCAGGATGCTTTCACCGGTCTGAATTTCGGTTTTCATGTTGGAGACGAACAGAATGCGGTTTGCGAAAATCGTCGCCTGCTGGCCGATCAAATCGCATTCCCTCTCTCCGGCTGGGTTGGAGCAGAACAAACTCATGACATCCATATTGCCAGGGTCGAAAAATCGGATCAAGGAAGAGGTTCAACGAATTATGATTCTTCTTTTGCAGAAACGGATGGTTTTTTGACAAACGAGCAAGGAATCCTCTTGACACTTTGTTACGCAGACTGCGTACCTCTTTATTTTATTGAACCAGAGACCAGGCTGATTGGAGTCGCTCATGCTGGATGGAAGGGTACGGTACATGGCATCGCCGCCGAGATGATCAGCAAATTTCAGCAAAATGGAGCAAAAACGGAAAAAATTTCTGCCGTAATTGGCCCATCAATATGCAAAAAATGTTATATTGTTGATGAGAGAGTCATCAATTTAGTGAAAAATATACTAGATGGTGTCGATAAATTACCATATAATCAAGTTAGTGAAGGGCAATATTCTCTCGATTTAAAGGAATTGAACCGACAGATCCTGTTAAAAGCAGGAGTATCAGACGGGAATATACAGGTTACCGATTATTGCACAAGCTGCCATAGCGAGCATTTCTATTCGCATAGACGGGACAAGGGAAATGCTGGCCGCATGATGGCGTATATCGGCTGGAAGGAGGATAGCCATCCATAA
- a CDS encoding YggS family pyridoxal phosphate-dependent enzyme, protein MNVKGNLEVIQSQIADTCWDVGRSPDEVKIIAVTKYVSPERAQEAINAGVIHLGENRDEGLLHKISQLQDKPVWHFIGSLQTRKVKNIIEYVTYIHSLDRLSLAKEINKRAHSRVKCLIQVNASGEESKHGLRPDDVTGFVQELEQYQNIEVSGLMTMAPYTEDEQVIRDCFRTMKKLQVEIQALQLENAPCTELSMGMSNDFRIAVEEGSTMVRIGTALVGNESEVQ, encoded by the coding sequence ATGAACGTAAAAGGAAATCTGGAGGTTATCCAGAGTCAAATAGCAGATACCTGTTGGGATGTGGGCCGCAGCCCTGACGAGGTGAAAATCATCGCGGTGACGAAATATGTGTCTCCTGAAAGGGCACAAGAAGCGATTAACGCCGGTGTAATCCATCTCGGTGAAAACAGGGATGAGGGATTGCTTCATAAAATCAGCCAATTGCAGGACAAGCCTGTTTGGCATTTTATCGGATCATTGCAAACAAGAAAAGTAAAGAACATCATCGAATATGTTACATATATTCACTCGCTGGACAGGCTCTCGCTGGCAAAGGAAATCAATAAGCGTGCCCATTCAAGGGTGAAATGCCTGATTCAGGTCAATGCATCCGGTGAAGAGAGCAAGCATGGATTGAGGCCGGATGATGTTACTGGTTTTGTTCAAGAATTAGAACAGTATCAAAATATTGAAGTGAGCGGACTGATGACAATGGCTCCATACACTGAAGACGAGCAGGTCATCAGGGATTGTTTCAGGACGATGAAAAAGCTCCAAGTTGAAATACAAGCGCTGCAGCTGGAAAATGCACCATGTACTGAATTGTCAATGGGGATGTCAAATGATTTTAGAATAGCTGTTGAAGAAGGATCCACAAT